A window of the Acidimicrobiales bacterium genome harbors these coding sequences:
- a CDS encoding 1-acyl-sn-glycerol-3-phosphate acyltransferase, with the protein MLDDTFRSRWARRARTIPTMLGATALGLLLSPLLLPVAIIIDLLPRRRRLPTARTLLFLLQYGLNDSVEILLAPVYWVRAGFGTRLDDAASIERHERLQRWSIDLLARRAEQLLGLRLELEPGAIEALTPAPAILLCRHVSVVDASLPALLYQRLGIATRGVMMAELLADPGFDLIYTRTGSVFIDRDDRPAAVAAVRQLGAAAFEGRPTVIFPEGRLFRPGRLGRALAQLQEGHPDRAERLATLRHVLPPRPGGVLALLDTMPGDVVVIAHSGLDRFTGFADLAKSAPLTEPIRVGAWRIAASDIPADAGKRIEWLDQLWCRVDQWIDVADGSRESLVERRHQR; encoded by the coding sequence ATGCTCGACGACACGTTCCGATCACGATGGGCTCGACGTGCCCGCACCATCCCCACGATGCTCGGGGCCACCGCGCTCGGGCTGCTCCTCAGTCCCCTACTACTCCCCGTTGCCATCATCATCGACCTCCTCCCGCGGCGCCGTCGGCTGCCGACCGCGCGAACACTGCTCTTCCTCCTGCAGTACGGGCTGAACGACAGCGTCGAGATCCTGCTCGCTCCCGTCTATTGGGTGCGGGCTGGGTTCGGCACTCGGCTCGACGATGCGGCGTCGATCGAGCGTCACGAGCGGCTGCAGCGCTGGTCGATCGACCTCCTGGCCCGGCGCGCCGAGCAGCTTCTGGGCCTTCGGCTCGAACTGGAGCCCGGAGCGATCGAGGCCCTCACTCCTGCGCCCGCCATCCTGCTGTGCCGACACGTCAGCGTCGTCGATGCTTCGCTACCCGCGCTCCTGTATCAACGCCTCGGTATCGCCACCCGGGGCGTGATGATGGCGGAACTTCTCGCTGACCCCGGTTTCGACCTGATCTATACGCGCACAGGCTCGGTGTTCATCGATCGGGACGACCGGCCCGCAGCGGTTGCCGCAGTTCGCCAGCTCGGTGCCGCGGCCTTCGAGGGACGACCGACCGTGATCTTTCCTGAGGGCCGCCTGTTCCGGCCCGGTCGCCTCGGCCGGGCGCTCGCCCAGCTCCAGGAAGGGCACCCCGATCGTGCCGAGCGGCTGGCGACGCTTCGTCACGTGCTCCCGCCGCGACCCGGAGGCGTCCTCGCTCTGCTCGACACGATGCCCGGCGATGTCGTGGTCATCGCCCACTCAGGTCTCGACCGATTCACGGGTTTCGCAGACCTCGCCAAGTCTGCGCCGCTCACGGAGCCCATCCGGGTCGGCGCCTGGCGGATCGCTGCGAGCGACATCCCTGCCGACGCCGGTAAGCGCATCGAGTGGCTCGATCAGTTGTGGTGTCGAGTCGATCAATGGATCGATGTCGCCGACGGTAGTCGCGAATCGCTCGTCGAGCGCAGACACCAACGATGA
- a CDS encoding MBL fold metallo-hydrolase: MPTPTTASFNVETIETPALGDRSYLVHDGKVALVVDPQRDIDRILDLAERLGARITHIVETHVHNDYVSGGLALARATGALHVHADAEGLAFEHQPVIGGSSFDVGSFQVEVVATPGHTPHHLSYVVRGAGRPPAAFTGGSLLYGTVGRTDLVDGIDPREATRSQYHSVRQLADLLPDGATIHPTHGFGSFCASTQSESESDGSMQTEREVNVALTTDDEDTFVDRILSGLTAHPAYYAHMDPLNRAGAWPIDLSTPAPVDAAELGRRLHRGEWVVDLRGRRLFAADHVRGTINIELNDSFLTYLGWLIPWGIGLTLLAPTSEEITEAQRQLALIGIDRPRGAAAGRPNTWGDDRNNYPVTTFDHLDTYDGTVLDVRRPDERSTGAIDGSVHLPLDELLDSLDELPPGRLLVHCASGFRASIAASLLARAGRDVVLIDDSFDRERQ, translated from the coding sequence ATGCCAACACCCACCACCGCATCGTTCAATGTCGAGACCATCGAGACACCTGCGCTCGGTGACCGCAGCTACCTCGTCCACGACGGAAAGGTGGCGCTGGTCGTCGACCCACAACGAGACATCGACCGGATCCTTGACCTCGCCGAACGGCTCGGCGCGCGGATCACCCACATCGTCGAGACCCACGTGCACAACGACTACGTGTCTGGTGGCCTCGCCCTCGCACGAGCGACCGGGGCGCTACACGTACACGCCGACGCCGAAGGACTCGCCTTCGAACATCAGCCGGTGATCGGGGGCTCGAGCTTCGATGTCGGGTCGTTCCAGGTGGAAGTGGTCGCCACACCCGGCCATACGCCCCACCATCTCAGCTACGTCGTCCGCGGCGCCGGCCGACCACCCGCTGCCTTCACCGGCGGTTCGCTGCTCTACGGCACCGTCGGAAGAACTGACCTGGTCGACGGGATCGATCCGAGGGAGGCCACGCGGTCGCAGTATCACTCGGTCCGCCAGCTGGCCGATCTGCTGCCGGATGGCGCCACGATCCACCCGACGCACGGATTCGGTAGCTTCTGCGCCTCGACGCAGTCCGAATCGGAGTCTGACGGCTCGATGCAGACCGAGCGCGAGGTGAACGTCGCACTCACCACTGATGACGAGGACACCTTCGTCGATCGGATCCTTTCGGGACTCACCGCACACCCGGCGTACTACGCACACATGGACCCACTCAATCGGGCCGGGGCCTGGCCGATCGACCTGTCGACACCGGCACCGGTCGACGCCGCGGAACTCGGTCGCCGTCTGCATCGTGGCGAGTGGGTCGTCGACCTCCGGGGGCGACGATTGTTCGCCGCCGACCATGTTCGTGGGACCATCAACATCGAGCTGAATGACTCGTTCCTCACCTACCTCGGCTGGCTGATTCCGTGGGGCATCGGTCTGACCCTGCTGGCTCCGACGAGTGAGGAGATCACCGAGGCCCAACGCCAGCTCGCGTTGATTGGCATCGACCGACCACGAGGCGCCGCAGCCGGGCGGCCGAATACCTGGGGGGACGATCGCAACAACTACCCCGTCACCACGTTCGACCACCTGGACACCTACGACGGCACCGTGCTCGACGTGCGTCGACCCGACGAACGCAGCACCGGCGCCATTGACGGCTCGGTCCATCTGCCGCTCGACGAACTGCTGGATTCGCTCGACGAGCTGCCTCCCGGTCGCCTGCTCGTACATTGCGCCAGTGGATTCAGAGCATCGATCGCCGCCAGCCTCCTTGCGAGGGCCGGACGAGACGTCGTGCTGATCGACGACAGCTTCGACCGAGAACGGCAGTAG
- a CDS encoding N-acyl homoserine lactonase family protein — protein sequence MTVSLYAMTCGHLTIPTSFLLAGRDGTTRVPVTSYLVDHPRGRVVFDTGCHVATQTDPTAHVGEVLARFHAFDYGAGEDVGARLQAFDIDPASVTHVVNSHLHFDHCGGNALLPNATVIVQRREWEAAQEGGERRGYVAADFDTGQPTLLLDGDHDLFGDGTVVVFPTIGHTPGHQSLRVRTEGGEYILCGDACYLEEALRTMTLPGVIADPDSATRTFQLFRSLERQGAKLMFGHDLAFSASVPQAPTPLA from the coding sequence GTGACCGTGTCGTTGTACGCCATGACCTGTGGGCACCTGACCATTCCCACATCCTTCCTGCTCGCCGGGCGCGACGGCACCACCAGGGTGCCCGTGACCTCGTACCTGGTCGACCACCCTCGGGGTCGGGTCGTCTTCGACACCGGGTGTCACGTCGCAACCCAAACCGACCCGACCGCTCACGTCGGCGAGGTCCTCGCCCGGTTCCACGCGTTCGACTACGGCGCTGGTGAGGACGTCGGTGCCCGGCTGCAGGCATTCGACATCGACCCCGCCTCGGTCACGCACGTGGTCAACTCCCATCTCCACTTCGATCACTGCGGTGGCAACGCCTTGCTCCCCAACGCCACGGTGATCGTCCAGCGACGGGAATGGGAGGCGGCGCAGGAAGGGGGCGAGCGCCGAGGGTACGTCGCAGCCGACTTCGACACCGGCCAGCCCACCTTGCTGCTCGACGGCGACCACGACCTCTTCGGCGACGGCACGGTCGTCGTCTTCCCTACGATCGGTCACACCCCTGGGCATCAATCGCTTCGAGTGCGGACCGAAGGCGGCGAGTACATCCTGTGTGGCGATGCCTGCTACCTCGAGGAGGCGCTGCGAACGATGACGCTGCCGGGCGTGATCGCCGACCCGGACAGTGCCACCCGTACCTTCCAGCTCTTCCGCAGCCTCGAGCGGCAGGGTGCGAAGCTGATGTTCGGTCACGACCTTGCCTTCTCGGCCTCGGTGCCCCAGGCGCCGACCCCGTTGGCGTGA
- a CDS encoding SDR family NAD(P)-dependent oxidoreductase: protein MIADLGGLVAFVTGAGSGIGHATARCMAEQGATVVATDLRSRSGDTEILPVDVTNRAAVVAAIDATVAEHGRLDVVVCSAGVVFADDNARASDDRADWDRCMAVNLHGTIHTCEAAVPHLKLSPHAAIVTIGSISAHAARATAGPYPTSKAAALRYTKSLALSLAPAIRVNAVCPGAVWTGMQERIAAEFQQIRGSAAPDDESTFFARYEATTPLRRPQTPEDVAKAVAFLASPDAGNITGQCLHVDGGAVIRD, encoded by the coding sequence GTGATCGCCGACCTCGGCGGTCTCGTCGCGTTCGTCACCGGCGCAGGCTCGGGCATCGGCCACGCAACGGCGAGGTGTATGGCCGAGCAGGGAGCGACGGTCGTCGCCACGGATCTCCGATCGCGATCGGGTGACACCGAGATCTTGCCGGTCGACGTCACCAATCGAGCGGCCGTGGTTGCCGCCATCGACGCTACGGTCGCCGAACATGGCCGGCTCGACGTCGTCGTGTGCAGCGCCGGTGTCGTGTTCGCCGACGACAACGCCCGGGCGAGCGACGATCGAGCCGACTGGGACCGGTGCATGGCCGTCAATCTCCACGGCACGATCCACACCTGTGAGGCGGCCGTTCCTCACCTGAAGCTGAGTCCGCACGCAGCGATCGTGACGATCGGATCGATCTCAGCGCACGCTGCGAGGGCAACCGCTGGTCCCTATCCGACGAGCAAGGCGGCCGCCCTCCGCTACACCAAGAGTCTGGCGCTCTCGCTCGCACCAGCGATCCGGGTCAACGCAGTGTGTCCAGGTGCCGTGTGGACCGGCATGCAGGAGCGGATCGCAGCGGAGTTCCAGCAGATCCGGGGCTCCGCCGCGCCCGACGACGAGTCGACCTTCTTCGCTCGCTACGAGGCGACCACGCCGCTTCGTCGCCCGCAGACTCCGGAAGACGTCGCCAAAGCGGTGGCCTTCCTCGCCTCGCCTGACGCCGGCAACATCACCGGCCAGTGCCTCCACGTCGATGGTGGCGCCGTGATCCGCGATTGA
- a CDS encoding nuclear transport factor 2 family protein — MTASAASLRSSERAVARALVTLEHMNSENTQEWDRTIKTFSHARYELPDGRIVDGGDDVMDYWIEGRTAIPDQRNELISLEVCDGGQVLLYFWLRGTPVATGKPFETKLWAVFDFDDNNLMTNERVYRKRPSAAVIAGDAASETVSP; from the coding sequence ATGACGGCCTCGGCTGCGTCGCTGCGCTCGTCGGAACGAGCCGTTGCCCGGGCGCTCGTCACGCTCGAGCACATGAACAGTGAGAACACCCAGGAGTGGGACCGAACGATCAAGACGTTCAGCCATGCCCGCTACGAACTGCCCGACGGCCGGATCGTCGACGGCGGCGACGATGTCATGGACTACTGGATCGAGGGCCGCACGGCGATCCCTGATCAGCGCAACGAGCTCATCAGCCTGGAGGTCTGCGACGGCGGCCAGGTGCTGTTGTACTTCTGGCTGCGAGGCACGCCGGTCGCCACAGGGAAGCCGTTCGAGACCAAGTTGTGGGCGGTGTTCGACTTCGATGACAACAACTTGATGACCAACGAGCGGGTCTATCGCAAGCGCCCGTCGGCAGCGGTCATCGCCGGTGATGCCGCTTCGGAGACGGTCTCGCCGTGA
- a CDS encoding NAD(P)-dependent alcohol dehydrogenase — protein sequence MTTIHEPLTASRPTRLSADAQMSAITQDRYGSADVLSLDVIARPTPKSNEVLIEVVAAGIDRGTCHLMTGTPYLIRIAGYGLTKPKDRVPGLDLAGRVVAVGPDVTRFAPGDEVFGVGKGSLAEFTVADEDKLALKPAGVPFEQSAVAAVSGITALQALTDVGRAQPGQRVLIIGASGGVGSFAVQLAKALGTEVAAVAGRRNLDFLRTLGADHVVDYSAQDFTETDERYDLIIDIGGRNSVRRLRSVLTATGTLVIVGGEGGNRITGGVGRQLRAMLLSPFIQQRLTTFMSNGDAAVLDRLAGYLSDGTVTPAVRAKFGLADAPTALEHLAAGRASGKTAILVSQEGLDRVE from the coding sequence ATGACCACCATCCACGAACCACTCACCGCATCACGCCCAACTCGGCTGTCTGCCGACGCCCAGATGTCGGCCATCACCCAGGACCGCTACGGGTCGGCCGATGTGCTGTCGCTCGACGTCATCGCTCGACCCACACCCAAGTCCAACGAGGTGCTCATCGAAGTGGTGGCGGCCGGCATCGACCGCGGCACGTGTCACCTCATGACCGGCACGCCCTACCTGATCAGGATCGCCGGCTACGGGTTGACCAAGCCGAAGGACCGCGTCCCCGGGCTCGACCTCGCCGGTCGAGTCGTCGCCGTCGGACCCGACGTCACCCGATTTGCGCCGGGCGACGAGGTCTTCGGTGTCGGCAAGGGCTCGCTCGCCGAGTTCACCGTCGCCGATGAGGACAAGCTCGCCCTGAAGCCTGCCGGCGTGCCCTTCGAGCAGAGCGCCGTTGCGGCGGTGTCCGGTATCACCGCCCTCCAGGCGTTGACCGATGTCGGCCGTGCCCAGCCCGGACAACGCGTGCTGATCATCGGGGCGTCCGGGGGCGTCGGCAGCTTCGCCGTCCAGTTGGCCAAGGCCCTCGGCACGGAGGTGGCCGCCGTCGCCGGCCGGCGCAATCTGGACTTCCTGCGCACACTCGGTGCCGATCACGTCGTCGACTACTCGGCGCAGGACTTCACCGAGACCGACGAGCGCTACGACCTCATCATCGACATCGGCGGGCGCAACAGCGTTCGACGCCTCCGCAGCGTCCTGACCGCCACCGGCACGCTCGTCATCGTTGGTGGCGAAGGCGGCAACCGCATCACCGGTGGTGTTGGCCGCCAGCTCCGGGCGATGCTGCTCTCGCCATTCATCCAGCAGCGCCTCACGACCTTCATGAGCAATGGCGATGCCGCAGTCCTCGATCGGCTCGCCGGCTACCTGAGCGATGGAACGGTCACGCCAGCCGTCCGAGCGAAGTTCGGCCTCGCCGATGCCCCAACCGCGCTCGAGCACCTCGCTGCCGGCAGGGCGAGCGGCAAGACAGCGATCCTCGTGAGCCAGGAAGGCCTCGACCGTGTCGAGTAG